GGTTATCACCATGGCGCCACATAAGTTTATCCGGCTTGTTTGGCACCAAAGAAAGCTGATCAAGCTGATTAAGACCCGGATAAGAAACCCTCCACTCTAGCGGCCAAATCCAAGAATTAGAATGATAGATGTCCGACACTTTAGAGCCCATATCAAACCCCGCATTAGCAATGACTCTAGGAGAGATGATAGAGTGCAAAGGCCCTAACACACTCCACGAATCGAACCAAGCAGAAGTATTCACCCCATTACCAATCTCGGTCCAAAAGAACTTCCTTATAATCGGCCGAATCTGAAGCATCTTTCTCCAAGACCAGCAACAAGAAGATGGAACTCGACACTCCCAAAAGCTCTTTCCTTTAAGCCTGTAAGAATGAACCCAATCAACCCATAAAGAACTACGCTTCGTAAGAAgactccaaaaatgagaagtcaTGAGAGCCATATTAACGTCTCCAATACGCCGAATACCTAAACCTCCTTCATACTTTGGAACACAAACCGAATTCCACGACACTTTAGACCGCCCTTTTTGAAACGCACTATCCTGGGACCATAAAAAATTCCGCATCAAGGCCTCCAATTGCAGAACTACTCGAGATGGTAAAATGAAAACAGACGACCAGTAGACATGCATAGAAGACAAAACAGAAATAATCAGCTGCAGCCTGCCTGCAAAAGAGAGCAATTTATTTCTCCAATGCATAATCCTCTTTTCCAGTTTCTCCACCAGCTCATAACAATCTTTATGGAGCAACCTAGAAGATATAAGAGGCACCCCAAGATACTTCACAGGAAGAGAACCCTCCTTAATCTGCATAATATttaaaatagcatttttcacaaaagAAGGCACGTTTTAGAAGAACACCGTGCTTTTTTGCACATTGGGCACCAAGCCAGACATGTTCGAAAACGAATCAAGGGACTTCATAATGCATCTGGCGGAAGCAATCTCACCTCTCGCGAAAATAAACAAATCGTCCGCAAAACAAAGATTAATAATCCTCTGACGCTCACATTTATTGTGGAATTTAAAAGAAGAGTCAATCCTTACCGAATGTTGAAGGATCGCGGTGAGCACTTCCATTACCAACGTGAACAAATAAGGAGAGACCGGATCACCTTGCCGAAGGCCCCGATTACCCTTAAAGTAACCATGAACTTCCCCATTAACGCATACTGAGAATGTAGTAGTGGAAACACATAACATGATCCAATGAACCATCTTATGGTGAAACCCAAAACCAATCAGAACATCATTGAGAAATTTCCAATTAACCGTGTCATAAGCCTTCTGAATATCAACTTTAAAAGCACATTTAGGAGGCCCGATATTCCGATGATAATTATGCATTAGCTCTTGTGTTAACAAAATGTTATCGGAGATTTTTCTACCTGGAACAAAAGCTGACTGGTTTATGCTAACAATATTATTCAAACCCGCTTTAATTCGATCAGCCACAATCTTGCTAATACATTTGTATAGCACATTACAACAGGCAATCGGACGATAGTCCGTAACCATAACTGGGGAAGGGGACTTAGGAATGAGCACGATAAGAGTATGATTTAACTCCCGAAGAAGTTTCCCAGAATTAAAGAAATCAATAACAGCCTCCGCCACTTCACTACCCACAATATGCCATGCACCTTTATAAAATCCAGCAGTAAAACCATCGGGCCCTGGGGCTTTATCTGAACCCATGGAAAACATAGCCTATTTGACCTCTTCAGCTGTAACCGGTCTAACCATATGCGCCGCAACATCATCATCCAAGGTAGAAGAGAATAGCTCAGGGGACGGCCACGAGGACGTGACTCCCGGGCAGCCCAAAAAATTTTGATAGTGATTAACAAAGGCTTCTTGAACCGCAGTCCCTTCAAAAACCTTCCCGCTAGTATCCTGAATCGCATCAATATGATTATAGTGAATTTTATTCTTGAGAACCGAATGAAAATATGCTGAATTACAATCCCCGGCCGCCAACCAGTCCACTTTGGACTTTTGCTTCAAAAATCTTTCCTCATCTAGAAGGGCTTCTTGATAAACACGTCGGATACTAGCCTCTTCCTCTCGTAACGACAACGAAGACGGATCTATATCGATGTTTTGCTGAATGTCATCGAGCTTTGCCCTCAGATCAAGAACTTTCTTGTGCAGATTCCCTTGCTGAAAAAGAAGGACTCGAAGCGGAGACTTAAGCAACCGAAGCTTCTTAACCACCGAAAACTGCGGCACCCCTCTAATACTCGTATCCCAAGAACGCTTAACAATAGCTGAAAAATCCGGCTTATGAATGAGAAAATTGGCAAACTTGAAAGACCTATGTTTAACTTTCCCCTCGTCTGGCACTTTCAGAACACACGGGCTATGGTCCGATAACCGAGCCGGATGAAAGATAGCCACCGCATTAGGAAACTGAGCTATAAACTGCGAATTCCCCATAACCCTATCAatttttttcaacaaaccaaTCCCCTTTTTCGGCTTCTGACTCCAAGTGAAATGACTACCCGAGCGATTTAAATCTATCATCTCAATATCATCAACACATGTTTGGAATTCCCTCATGCTAGCCGAAATAGATGAACATCCCATAGATTTGTCTTCCAGATTAAGAGCCGAATTAAAATCGCCAAGCATGATCCATGGAGCATCACGAACAAACACCTTGTGCAAAGTGAGATGTTTCCATAACTCCCTGCGTGTAACATAATAATTCGCGGCATAGATAATAGAACAAAATACCATTTTTTTCTCGTTTTTAAAATTCAGCTGTAAATGCATCACCTGATCCGAAACAGAAAGAACCATAACATCAAAAATACTCGGGTTCCAGCCAACAATAATCCGGGTACCTTTATCACAACGATCACCATTAGACGCCCAATGCCAAGACCGAAAAACCGACTTACAAATATGAGGAAGATTATTCAGCTCAACGTGTGACTCAAGAATCGCACAGAAACTCAACTTAAACTCTTTAATTGCCTGACGAACCTCCGCTTGCTTGATGGGGCGGTTCAAACCCCTAATATTCCAAGAAGCCAAACTAACCATTAATAACTATCGaggaaggagtgcttgccccttttttATTGTCTTTTTTAACGGTTCCCTGATTTAAAAACGCGTCCATCCCGTAACCATCGGCTTCATTAAACACCTCTTCCACTTCTTCGTCCCCATCTCCACCTCGACCCTCCCCGGATTTATTTCCATCCACCTCGGCAACATTAGGATCATTAAGAGCATCAAAGGGATTAGTAGATTGAAACCAGGAAGTAGACGCAGATGCCCCATTGGCTCCATCCTGAGACTTAGACGAAGTCACAGGCCTATACTCGAACTTAGGCTTTGGCTTGTTGATAGGAAAAGCAACTCTTCTCGCGACCTTCTTGCCATAAACACCTGTATAACCATCATCGTCGATCACTGGCTGTTTACCAGCTTTCGTATTGTTACGAGCAACATGTTGAGATTTCGGGTGGTGCGGACAAGAGTCATCAGAATGGCCAAACACACAACAATGACCACACCGGTGCGGAACCCACTCAAATTCAACAGACATAGTTTCCTTAATGAATCCCTCCCCGTCAGGTTCAGGAATAGCTAAAGTGATCTCCTCTCTTAACTTCTTCTCAGCCGAAATCTCTATTAAAGCTCTAGCATAGCTGTTACGGCCCCACATATCCAAACACATCGATGAGGTATACGAATCCAATGCTTTCGGCACTCCAATAGTAGTAGCAATCATACTAAGGCCGTCTTCCGTATAAGCCGCGATCGGGACATCATGGATTTTAACCTACACTTGCACATTCTTAACACCCTTCTTTTCCAATTTAGTAGTCGGACTCCAAATGTTAAGGAAAAAAGGTTGTGATCTAATAATCCAAGGGCCATCTTTTAAGACATTCATCATACCTGCTTCATCGGagaatttgaaaaagaaaaacccgTTATCATTCATCATAGCCTTTTGAACACCATACTTTTTCCAGTTATTACGTAGAAAATAATCCACGACGGGAAAAGCAACCCGATCACCAAGAAAATAGCCATACAAAGTGTTTGCCAATTTATCCTGAACCAAACGAACTGAATCCTTTGGAAGAACTACATCACACCCATCATGAGCTTGATCACTAACGAGAGTTCTGAAATTCAACTTGGTGGACTTGCTAGCAGAAAGCGAATCAGCATATGATTTAGGTTTAGGAGTATTACCACTATCATTCTTGGCAGCCAAACCTTCGTGATTATCAACTTTACCACTCCCTGAAGATTCACAATCCGGACGGCTCAGATCAGAGTTAACCGGTGTAGTAATCTTCGTTAGTTCATCAATGATATTTATTTGTTTCGGGTCCGACACAGTACAACGGCGCGGCAACAACGGGTTACCATCAATGTTAACAACTCGACTAGCGATACCCCTAGAAAACAAGCTAGGCTTACCCCGATCTCCCTTATCAATTTCAGCAGAAAACAAACGATCCTCCATGCAGACGAATGAACGACTCTCTCTTAACCAAAAAAGGAAACAAGCATGCAGAAACCCTAATAAAAACCTCGGCACCAAGAACTCGTAGAAGCTGAACAGAAACCCTAAAACTAGCACTTCATCCCATGGTCATTCGAACGAAATAACACGGAATAATCTGACGGCGAAACAGAAAACAAAGAACCCTAGAAAAATCGTCTCAAGAACGCTAACGATTTCGTTATGGAAGCAATGAACAATcactaatcacagactgttatacattCAGAAAGAATGCTAACTAGTTCGTTATAGCCGATTGATAATCACATCCAATCACAGAATGTTATACGTTCAATCACGAAAAATCTTGGGGAACATGAAGAACAGAAAATCGCCTAGGCTATGGGAGCAAAGTTAAAGGATACCGTTAGGGTGCGCAAACTTCTTGGAGAATGGGAGATCTATACGAAAGAAAACGAAGACGATGGTAGCTGATTAAATAGTTTTAGCTTTCATTGTGTCTAGATTCTTGTCTAGTTGTTTTAGTtggttgtttttttgtttttgtggcttttggttttactttcatggggcatgtctCATGATAGAACTAGTGTAGCTTCTCTACACTACTTGTcttttttggttgtgaatatatagaatcaccagggtaaccctttacccaaaaaaaaaatgtcaaacagtgtttgactttctgctttgaccatgttatggtcaacacaaagttcgtttgaactttgtaacgtgagcgtaatcacgatggttatagtcccgtgtgactatacctactgattaccacgttgattaggcgtagtgacgagtcatagtttcggtcaaaatgcatatttatgcgtattttgcaaccaaactattcttgggcatcaaaaccctttgttttgatatcaaaacctattttctaacttaattaaacatgttttaacatgtttagctcgtcactcttagtctagtgcttatgtagagtcgtaagtcaagcggtctttgtcacacccccaaaatccacacacggagtatcaccgcatggaggcgtgacatgaccaggatcaagccaccaatcatattgaacaatgtaaatagtaaacgtaattcaaccaacaatatgaaaggtgttcaaaacaaaagtaTAGTGTCagaccccgaccacgtggaacaacaaaacgtggcggaaacgtcggggagtgttgtaacagaatcattgtttcataacacatggaaattgaaatattgttttattaaataaaagagttacaatgtcttgacaatcaaagaagtataacataaataactagtcttccatcttttattgtcactaaggcccaagtccgcctaagtgtatcttgataaatcctat
This genomic stretch from Helianthus annuus cultivar XRQ/B chromosome 8, HanXRQr2.0-SUNRISE, whole genome shotgun sequence harbors:
- the LOC110875920 gene encoding uncharacterized protein LOC110875920, coding for MGSDKAPGPDGFTAGFYKGAWHIVGSEVAEAVIDFFNSGKLLRELNHTLIVLIPKSPSPVMVTDYRPIACCNVLYKCISKIVADRIKAGLNNIVSINQSAFVPGRKISDNILLTQELMHNYHRNIGPPKCAFKVDIQKAYDTVNWKFLNDVLIGFGFHHKMVHWIMLCVSTTTFSVCVNGEVHGYFKGNRGLRQGDPVSPYLFTLVMEVLTAILQHSIKEGSLPVKYLGVPLISSRLLHKDCYELVEKLEKRIMHWRNKLLSFAGRLQLIISVLSSMHVYWSSVFILPSRVVLQLEALMRNFLWSQDSAFQKGRSKVSWNSVCVPKYEGGLGIRRIGDVNMALMTSHFWSLLTKRSSLWVDWVHSYRLKGKSFWECRVPSSCCWSWRKMLQIRPIIRKFFWTEIGNGVNTSAWFDSWSVLGPLHSIISPRVIANAGFDMGSKVSDIYHSNSWIWPLEWRVSYPGLNQLDQLSLVPNKPDKLMWRHGDNLFDFSSSRAWDSVRIQAGEVDWSRVVWFPQCIPRHACLMWLIMRRKLLTQDKILSWDFSRRKNMNMMCCLLCYANHDSHNHLFFECKYSSEVWHKVRQKAGMGTVQPKWSDISNWLIEKSKPKSVVGFVARLVVAASAYFIWQERNSRLFKNQLRPPETLSGIVIQQVRYKLMGAKLRNCANVRKLLEDWGIDGSGLFEIAAD
- the LOC110875921 gene encoding uncharacterized protein LOC110875921; the encoded protein is MIATTIGVPKALDSYTSSMCLDMWGRNSYARALIEISAEKKLREEITLAIPEPDGEGFIKETMSVEFEWVPHRCGHCCVFGHSDDSCPHHPKSQHVARNNTKAGKQPVIDDDGYTGVYGKKVARRVAFPINKPKPKFEYRPVTSSKSQDGANGASASTSWFQSTNPFDALNDPNVAEVDGNKSGEGRGGDGDEEVEEVFNEADGYGMDAGLNRPIKQAEVRQAIKEFKLSFCAILESHVELNNLPHICKSVFRSWHWASNGDRCDKGTRIIVGWNPSIFDVMVLSVSDQVMHLQLNFKNEKKMVFCSIIYAANYYVTRRELWKHLTLHKVFVRDAPWIMLGDFNSALNLEDKSMGCSSISASMREFQTCVDDIEMIDLNRSGSHFTWSQKPKKGIGLLKKIDRVMGNSQFIAQFPNAVAIFHPARLSDHSPCVLKVPDEGKVKHRSFKFANFLIHKPDFSAIVKRSWDTSIRGVPQFSVVKKLRLLKSPLRVLLFQQGNLHKKVLDLRAKLDDIQQNIDIDPSSLSLREEEASIRRVYQEALLDEERFLKQKSKVDWLAAGDCNSAYFHSVLKNKIHYNHIDAIQDTSGKVFEGTAVQEAFVNHYQNFLGCPGVTSSWPSPELFSSTLDDDVAAHMVRPVTAEEVK